A stretch of the Methylacidiphilum caldifontis genome encodes the following:
- a CDS encoding protein arginine kinase produces the protein MKINSLISSPSEWLQSGEGNNKIVVSSRVRIARNLNRFPFPGWARKNERIRILSIALPEVSSLAEMKPAAIIDSMDRFSPLEKQVLVEEHLISREHAAKNTGSGVAINSSRSVSIMINEEDHLRIQTFKSGLQLKAAWKLAEKIDDELDEKLEFAFFPKIGYLTACPTNVGTGLRVSAMMHLPALVLSEQISQIVKAVNRIGLAVRGLFGEGTEALGNLFQISNQMTLGESEEEILERLHKVITQIIQHEENARQKLLQEKPKFILDQVSRAFGILQNSYIISSKETLNLLSVVRLGIDLGMFPENNRMIIDECLIKIQPAHLQMAYEKKLTSEERDELRADFLRERFKNFPSPDTRHLQFPFHH, from the coding sequence GTGAAAATAAACTCTTTAATCTCCTCTCCGAGCGAGTGGCTTCAGTCTGGGGAAGGTAATAACAAGATAGTTGTCTCCAGTAGAGTACGTATTGCAAGAAATTTAAACCGTTTCCCCTTTCCAGGTTGGGCAAGAAAAAACGAAAGGATTAGAATATTATCTATCGCTCTTCCGGAAGTCTCTTCTCTTGCCGAGATGAAGCCCGCAGCGATCATTGATTCAATGGATCGGTTTTCTCCCCTGGAAAAACAGGTTCTTGTCGAGGAGCATCTCATCAGCAGAGAACATGCTGCAAAAAACACGGGAAGTGGGGTAGCCATTAATTCTTCTCGATCCGTTTCCATAATGATTAATGAGGAGGATCACCTTCGAATACAGACTTTTAAATCTGGTTTACAACTCAAAGCAGCTTGGAAGCTTGCTGAAAAGATTGATGATGAACTTGATGAAAAGCTCGAGTTTGCTTTTTTCCCCAAAATTGGTTATTTGACAGCCTGTCCTACAAATGTAGGTACTGGTTTAAGGGTATCTGCGATGATGCATCTGCCTGCCCTTGTTTTAAGTGAACAGATCAGTCAGATTGTTAAAGCGGTCAATCGAATTGGTTTGGCTGTGCGTGGACTTTTTGGAGAAGGAACTGAGGCTTTGGGCAATTTGTTTCAGATATCCAATCAAATGACTCTTGGGGAAAGTGAAGAAGAAATCCTGGAAAGACTCCACAAAGTTATTACTCAAATTATACAGCATGAAGAAAATGCGAGACAAAAACTTTTACAGGAAAAACCAAAATTTATCTTGGACCAGGTAAGTAGGGCATTTGGCATTCTGCAAAATTCGTATATAATATCTTCTAAGGAGACATTAAATCTTTTATCTGTTGTCCGTCTTGGCATCGATTTAGGCATGTTTCCTGAAAATAATAGAATGATAATTGATGAGTGTTTGATAAAGATTCAGCCGGCTCATTTGCAAATGGCTTATGAGAAAAAACTAACGTCTGAAGAAAGAGATGAATTGAGGGCAGATTTTCTGAGAGAAAGATTTAAAAATTTTCCTTCTCCAGATACTAGGCATTTACAATTTCCATTTCATCATTAA